A stretch of the Arachis stenosperma cultivar V10309 chromosome 6, arast.V10309.gnm1.PFL2, whole genome shotgun sequence genome encodes the following:
- the LOC130936222 gene encoding heavy metal-associated isoprenylated plant protein 35 gives MTAPPPTEIVKPEINKEPPPSSPQEEPQPGFESLICKTVVLKVSIHCQGCARKVKKVLQNIDGIYNIDIDLRQQKVTVKGIVDSEIMIKQLNKTGKHAELWPDTVEPKKKKKKKKKKKKKDPNSSSQQNKEKHSDQESGDESNQSGEENDQKETVKLIVQDTAKNNVLEGGATNGKIGAHYPEPKPEMRQTVMFPAGYPPPPMTEKKVTIAVHGNDENEIGGGDRKLRMKGVTVLDDSNHHHHMAPNESPRHHHTCYQHPPPHYYAPTPSMYNVSYHTAYPNAKRHGAATAYYTSTQPHSDGHVTEMDPSPYDLEPYYYTYTSLPSYNSFEFLSDENPNGCNIV, from the exons ATGACTGCACCACCTCCAACAGAAATAGTAAAACCCGAAATTAATAAAGAACCACCACCATCGTCACCACAAGAAGAACCACAACCGGGTTTCGAATCTCTCATATGCAAG ACTGTTGTATTGAAAGTCTCAATTCACTGTCAAGGTTGTGCAAGAAAAGTTAAGAAAGTTCTACAGAACATAGATG GTATTTATAACATAGACATCGATTTGAGGCAACAAAAGGTCACAGTAAAGGGGATAGTGGACAGCGAGATTATGATCAAACAATTGAACAAGACAGGAAAGCATGCAGAGTTGTGGCCAGATACTGTAGAaccgaaaaagaagaagaaaaagaaaaagaagaaaaagaagaaggatccTAATAGTTCTTCACAGCAGAACAAAGAGAAACACAGTGACCAAGAAAGCGGGGACGAAAGCAACCAGAGCGGCGAGGAAAATGATCAAAAAGAAACTGTTAAGCTCATTGTTCAAGACACAGCAAAAAATAACGTCCTCGAAGGTGGCGCCACCAACGGTAAAATCGGTGCGCATTATCCAGAACCAAAGCCGGAGATGAGGCAGACGGTGATGTTCCCAGCCGGTTATCCCCCACCGCCAATGACAGAGAAAAAGGTTACTATCGCCGTCCATGGAAATGACGAAAATGAGATTGGCGGTGGAGACAGAAAGTTGAGAATGAAAGGTGTAACAGTTCTTGATGATTcgaaccaccaccaccacatgGCACCCAACGAAAGTCCACGTCATCATCACACCTGTTATCAGCATCCACCACCACATTACTATGCACCCACACCTTCGATGTATAACGTGAGCTATCATACAGCATATCCTAATGCCAAGAGGCACGGTGCAGCTACTGCTTATTATACCTCCACACAACCGCATTCAGACGGTCACGTAACAGAGATGGATCCTTCACCATACGATTTAGAACCATATTATTATACTTATACATCCTTACCGTCATATAATTCCTTCGAGTTCTTAAGTGATGAAAATCCAAACGGATGTAACATCGTATGA
- the LOC130935044 gene encoding respiratory burst oxidase homolog protein B — translation MEIQQEEHESWSETESTGSRSTRVGFSGPLSGPLVSNNRKKLSARFKDDDDDLVEITLDVRDDTVSVQNIRGGDPETALLASRLEKRPSSLGVRLRQVSQELKRMTSSQKFDKVDRSKSGAARALKGLKFMTKNVGTDGWSKVETRFLELAVDGKLPKTRFSQCIGMNDSREFAGELFDALARRRGITSASITKDELREFWEQITDQSFDSRLQTFFDMVDKNADGRITEEEVKEIIALSASANKLSKLQERAEEYAALIMEELDPDNLGFVEVYNLEMLLLQAPAQSTHMNTDSRVLSQMLSQKLVPTKEHNPIKRGLRSLSYFIEDNWKRLWIIALWLCICAGLFTWKFIQYKNRAVFHVMGYCVTTAKGAAETLKFNMALILLPVCRNTITWLRSRTKLGMAVPFDDNINFHKVIAFGVAIGVGLHAISHLTCDFPRLLHATDAEYEPMKPFFGQQRPNNYWWFVKGTEGWTGIVIVVLMAIAYTLAQPWFRRSRLNLPKPLKKLTGFNAFWYSHHLFVIVYALLIVHGYFLYLSKHWYKKTTWMYLAIPMLIYACERLLRAFRSGYKSVKILKVAVYPGNVLALHMSKPQGFKYYSGQYIFVNCSDVSPFQWHPFSITSAPGDDYVSVHIRTLGDWTSQLKAVFAKACQPASGDQSGLLRADMLQGNNIPRMPKLLIDGAYGAPAQDYKNYEVILLVGLGIGATPLISILKDVLNNIKQQKDIEEGMVESGVKNNKRKPFATNRAYFYWVTREQGSFEWFRGVMDEVAENDKDGVIELHNYCTSVYEEGDARSALITMLQSLQHAKSGVDIVSGTRVKTHFARPNWRKVFKQAALKHPNKTVGVFYCGAHALVGELKRLSLDFSRKTNTKFDFHKENF, via the exons ATGGAGATTCAGCAAGAGGAACACGAGTCGTGGTCGGAGACGGAGAGCACGGGGAGCCGGAGCACACGTGTGGGCTTCAGTGGGCCGCTGAGCGGCCCATTGGTGTCCAACAACAGGAAGAAGTTGAGCGCCAGGTTCAAGGACGACGATGATGACTTGGTCGAGATCACCTTGGACGTTCGTGACGACACCGTTTCCGTCCAGAACATTCGAGGCGGAGACCCAGAGACGGCACTCCTCGCTAGCCGCCTCGAGAAGCGGCCGTCCTCGCTGGGTGTCCGCCTCAGACAGGTGTCACAGGAACTGAAACGCATGACTTCCTCTCAGAAGTTCGACAAAGTTGACAGGAGCAAGTCCGGTGCCGCACGTGCACTCAAAGGACTCAAGTTTATGACCAAAAATGTCGGAACTGATGGTTGGTCTAAGGTTGAGACCCGCTTCCTTGAGTTGGCCGTCGATGGAAAGCTCCCCAAAACCCGGTTTAGCCAGTGCATAG GTATGAACGACTCGAGGGAGTTTGCTGGAGAGTTATTTGATGCATTAGCTCGTCGTCGAGGCATAACATCGGCTTCCATTACCAAGGATGAGTTGCGTGAATTCTGGGAACAAATTACTGATCAGAGCTTTGATTCAAGGCTGCAGACCTTCTTTGACAT GGTGGACAAAAATGCTGACGGACGAATTACCGAAGAAGAAGTTAAAGAG ATTATCGCTTTGAGCGCTTCCGCTAATAAGCTTTCAAAATTACAAGAGCGCGCGGAGGAATATGCAGCTCTTATCATGGAAGAGTTGGATCCAGACAACCTTGGATTCGTCGAGGTTTACAACTTGGAAATGCTGCTTCTGCAAGCACCAGCGCAATCAACACACATGAACACAGATAGCAGGGTGCTGAGCCAAATGCTGAGCCAGAAACTAGTCCCAACAAAAGAACACAACCCAATCAAGCGTGGGTTGCGGTCACTGTCCTACTTCATCGAGGACAATTGGAAGCGTCTCTGGATTATAGCACTCTGGCTCTGCATTTGCGCAGGCCTCTTCACTTGGAAGTTCATCCAGTACAAGAACCGCGCAGTCTTCCACGTCATGGGCTACTGTGTCACCACGGCCAAGGGCGCCGCCGAGACTCTCAAGTTCAACATGGCCTTAATCCTCTTACCTGTATGCAGAAACACCATCACCTGGCTCAGGAGCAGGACCAAGCTAGGCATGGCCGTTCCCTTTGATGACAACATCAACTTTCACAAG GTGATTGCTTTTGGGGTTGCGATTGGGGTTGGGTTGCATGCAATTTCGCATCTAACGTGCGATTTCCCAAGGCTGTTACACGCGACGGACGCGGAATATGAGCCAATGAAGCCATTTTTTGGGCAGCAAAGGCCAAACAATTATTGGTGGTTTGTGAAGGGGACAGAGGGTTGGACAGGGATAGTGATTGTGGTGCTTATGGCAATAGCATACACATTGGCACAACCTTGGTTCCGAAGAAGCAGGTTGAATCTTCCTAAACCTCTCAAGAAACTCACTGGCTTCAACGCCTTTTGGTACTCTCATCACCTCTTCGTCATTGTCTATGCTCTTTTAATCGTTCATGGATACTTCCTTTACCTCTCCAAGCATTGGTATAAGAAAACG ACTTGGATGTATCTTGCTATTCCCATGCTCATATACGCATGTGAGCGCCTACTTCGTGCTTTTAGATCTGGCTACAAAAGTGTCAAGATTTTGAAG GTTGCAGTATACCCAGGAAATGTCTTGGCCTTGCACATGTCAAAACCACAAGGGTTTAAGTACTATAGCGGACAGTATATTTTCGTTAACTGTTCAGATGTCTCCCCATTTCAATG gCATCCTTTCTCGATTACATCAGCTCCGGGAGATGATTACGTAAGCGTCCATATTCGGACTTTGGGTGACTGGACATCACAGCTTAAGGCAGTTTTCGCGAAGGCGTGTCAACCGGCAAGTGGGGACCAAAGTGGTCTTCTAAGAGCAGATATGTTACAGGGCAACAACATACCAAGGATGCCGAAGCTCTTGATTGATGGGGCCTATGGAGCTCCAGCACAAGACTACAAGAACTACGAAGTGATCCTTCTCGTGGGGCTAGGAATTGGTGCAACACCATTGATTAGTATACTGAAAGATGTGTTAAACAACATAAAGCAACAGAAAGACATAGAAGAAGGGATGGTGGAAAGTGGTGTTAAGAACAACAAGAGAAAACCATTCGCCACAAACAGGGCTTATTTCTACTGGGTGACACGTGAGCAGGGGTCGTTCGAGTGGTTCAGGGGTGTGATGGATGAGGTTGCAGAGAATGACAAGGACGGAGTGATTGAGCTTCATAACTATTGTACAAGTGTGTATGAAGAAGGAGATGCTAGATCGGCTTTGATCACAATGCTTCAGTCCCTCCAACATGCTAAGAGTGGTGTGGATATTGTTTCAGGGACAAGGGTCAAGACCCACTTTGCTAGGCCTAATTGGCGTAAGGTCTTTAAGCAAGCTGCTCTCAAACACCCCAACAAAACAGTTG GTGTATTTTACTGTGGAGCTCATGCATTGGTTGGAGAATTAAAGAGGCTTTCTCTGGACTTTTCTAGGAAAACCAACACTAAGTTCGATTTTCATAAAGAGAATTTTTAG